TTGTATTGATTGTTTAAGTTTTGACCATCTGTTTTTTCCCAGATTCGTTCACTTGCCAAACCATCTTCGCCACCATGTCCTAGATAATTAAAAACTAAAGCGCCTTTTTCGAAAGCATTAAAGAAATCAGTTCTCGCTTTTGGATATCGTGATCCTCCGGCAGAAGCTTCTTGTGTATAAGAATCCAGAAGTATTTTTTCAATATTAAAAAATGGTTTTTCGACTGCGATAAGATCGGCAAGATTATTTTGATGAGATTGTATTGTCGCGTCTGAGCTTTGATCAGAATCATCGCTGATTAAAACAAAATTATTTCTCCAATTTCCATAAGATTTAGTATCATGATATTCTAAAACTTTATTGACCATTTCCTGAGCCTGAGCATTGTCTGAAACTAACATTCTGCCAACAGCAATGTCAATTCCTCCAAAAGGTTGTTGAACAATTCCTTCTTCAGAATCCATGAGTCCAAAAAAGTCATCTGAAGCAAAAGAAGCTTCTCCTGTAGTATTGCTTACCGGCGATTGATATATAGGTACAATATTATTATTGTTTGGGATTCTATTTTTATAATCAAATGAAGCATCTCCAAATAGATTTAAATATTTTATTTTTTTGTCTGGAGAAGAAGCGTTGTCATAAATATATCTAATGCAGTTTCTAATCGCTGAAATATCTTGTTTGCCCGAAGAAAATTCCTGATAGATGTTTTCTAATGCAATTACTTTTACATTTAAATTAGAATGTGTTCGATGGAAATTGGCTAGTTTCTCTGCTTGATTAGTTAGGGATTTTGGAGTAAGAATTACATAATCGATATCCTGAAAGCTATTCTGAAGATTTCTGAATATTGTTCCTTTTAAGTTTTGATTGGCGATTTTTGACTGGTTCTCTTTTAAAGGAGTAAAATAATCAGCAGCATTGATGGCAATATAATTTCTAATTTCTCCCAAGTTTGCTTTAAAGCTAAAAGTAGCTTGATTTGGGTTTTCGATTTTCGATACATTATATAGGTCTGTAATATCCCAAATTTGAGAAATACCCTGAGCGTTTGTGATAGTATAGTTTACAACTCCGGCAACTGAACCGGCTAAATCATATTGGAATTTAAATTGTTTTCCAATTCCTATTAGTTTTCTTTTGGCTATTAAATTAATGTAGTCAAGATATCCTTTAGATCCCGGAACGCCATTATTGTTGTAACTAAGTTTGATTTTTATATTATCAGTTCCGTTAAATGTGTTTTTAAAAGGAGAGAATAAGGTGTCGTATTTGGTTTCAGAGCTTGCAGTTAATGCTTTGAAATTTAGTGTGCCAATATTTTGTCCGTTTGCAGAAACAGCAAATGAAGTAGGAGTGTAGGCTGCCGAAACTGCATTGAGTTGTATTTTTACAGGAACTGAAGTTTCAAGGTTTGGAAAATTAAATTCAAACTCCTGCTCTTGATTAATATCGAATGATTCTCCAAGCCATTGTCTACCTAAATGAACAATGTTTGTTTGATCGATTTCATGGTATTGATAGTCATCAAACGTGTTTAGCTCAAGTGTGCTGCCTGCTGTTGGTTGATTTATAGGCGAAATTCGCTTTCCGTCGCCTCCGGCAGTTGTAATATAGTAGTAGGATTTTGAGTCGTATAGATTAAGATTGGTTCTACTTTCAGAATTCCAGTTGTTAACTCCTTCTGCATAAAAAAGAATATAATCTTCATTATTGAAAACGCCATCGCCTTCTCCATTAATCTGAATAGCATTTTCGATTAAATCTTCCGGATAATAAATGTTATTGGCTAAAGGAAGCATTCTTCCGCCGTTTCCATAAATTTTGATTCTTCTTGGATCTGCTTTGCTCGGATCAAATCCTAAACTTTGCAAAAAGGACTTCGAGATTCTGTAAACGCCTGATTTTTCAATGTAAAAACGATACCAATCTCCACTCGCTAAAACCGAATTATAGATTGTCGCAGATTTTTGAAAAGAAGATGTGTTGGTTCTTTTTGATGTTGTGTTATTGAAAGAATAAGAGAAGGATTTTATTCGTTTGTAGTTATTTCCTTCCTTTATAATAGGGTGGAGAAATAGAAAAGTTTGCTTTCGATCTCTTGAAGTAGTTGTTTTTAACGTTTCATTTGGTTTCTCAGGGATGTTTTCTTTTGCAAGATCTCCTAAATCAGCAATTGACATTGATTCGTAAATGACGTTGGTTATTTGTATCGAATTAGCGCCTGACGCTCCCGTTTCATTCAGATTTAGCAGCAATGTTATGCTTTTTTTTGTAGTGTCATAACGAAAACTGCTTCCGGAAAAGAAAGGTATAGTCGTTTTTGAATCCCCAAAACTCATCTCTTTTTTATTTTGCCAATCTAGTGTGAAGCTGCCATTTATCTGAGAAAATGAGATAAGTGGAATCAAAAAGAAGTATAAGATTAAGGCTTGTTTCATAAGCTGAAAAATCGGGATTAATTTAAAATTATTTTAGTAAGTAAAAATATAGTATTTCATGTTATAGTAAATAATAAAAAGTATATTTTTGCGTTCGTAACTATAGGTTATTTTCTGGTAAAAAACAGCTAAATAAAATTATTAGAACAGATGTTGCTAATTAAATGTTAATTATTATATTGCAGCACCTAAATTTATCACCTAAGAATGAGTATGAAAGTAAACAAAATTGTAGCCCTGCAATTAATGATGTCAATGGTATTGATGTTAGGCACGGCTAGTTGTAGCAAAAAATCGAGTTCCAGTCACGCTTCCAGAGCAACAGGTTGGGATGTAGATAGTCAGAATGGAACGGCTGCTAGAAATGCAGGAAAAAAACAACAGGCTGGTCCTGGTTTAGTTTTTGTTGAAGGAGGTACGTTTACAATGGGTAAAGTACAGGATGATGTTATGCACGATTGGAATAACACACCTACTCAACAACACGTTCAGTCATTCTATATGGATGAAACTGAAGTTACGAATGGTATGTACTTAGAATACCTGGAGTGGTTAAAGAAAGTTTTCCCTCCAACAGAAGAAAATTACAAAAACATTTACGAAGGAGCATCGCCAGATACATTGGTGTGGAGAAATCGTTTAGGGTATAACGAAACGATGACTAACAACTACTTAAGACATCCTTCTTATGCTAACTATCCTGTAGTTGGTGTAAACTGGATTCAAGCTGTTGAATTTGCTAAATGGAGAACTGACCGTGTTAATGAGGCTGTTCTTGAGAAAAACGGATATCTTCAAAAAGGTGCTAAAACAAATGATGTTACCGGAGATAATGCATTTAATACTGAGGCTTATTTAATGTCTCCAAGTACTGCACGTGGTGGTAGTGAAGAAATTGTATTAAAGAAAAATCCTGGTGGTAGAAAACCAAAAGCTGGAAAAGATGGTGTAGTTCCTGAAGTGAAAAATGTGTACGCACAACGTTCTTCCGGAGTTATTTTGCCAGAGTACAGACTTCCTACTGAAGCAGAATGGGAGTATGCAGCTGCTGCAGATGTTGGACAAAGAGAATACAATATATATAAAGGACAAAAGAAATATCCTTGGTCTGGAGATTATACACGTTCATCTAAACGTAAAAACAAAGGTGATCAATTGGCTAACTTTAAACAAGGAAACGGTGATTACGGTGGAATTGCTGGTTGGTCAGATGATGGTGCAGATATTACAAATGCTGTAAAAAGCTATGCTGCCAATGATTTTGGATTATACGATATGGCTGGAAACGTAGCCGAATGGGTTGCCGATGTTTACAGACCTATTATCGATAATGAAGCAAATGATTTTAACTACTTTAGAGGAAATCAATACGCTAAAAACAAAATTGGTAAAGATGGTAAAATTGAAATTATCACTAAAGATAACATTCAATACAAAACATTAAGTAACGGTAAAAAAGTTGCTACTAATTTACCAGGAGAAATTGCTCAGGTTCCAGTTGATGAAAATGAAACTTACTTAAGAACAAACTTCAGTACAAGTGACAACATCAATTACAGAGATGGTGATAAACAATCTTCAAGATATTTTGACTTTGGAGATTCTGAGTCAGGACCAAAAGCTGATCAGACAATGTACAACTCTCCTAAACATAATATCACTACTGATAGTTTAGGTCAAATGGTTAGAAAATATGACAACTCAAGTAAACGTACTACATTAATCGATGATAATGTAAGAGTTTACAAAGGTGGTTCTTGGAGAGATAGAGCTTATTGGTTAGATCCAGCTCAAAGAAGATATTTCCCTCAGGATATGGCAACTGATTACATCGGATTTAGATGTGCAATGTCAAGAGTAGGTGCAAAATCTGAAAAAAGAAAATCACCTAGAAACTAGGTTTTAGAAATTTCAATAAAAAATTCCAAATTCCAAAAGCTGATTATTTCAGTATGGAATTTGGAATTTTTTTATTGTTTTTTTTCTACTTTTACGATCAATAAAATAAAATATAAATGAATATTCAGGACATTCATAACTTGTTTTTACAATGTAAATCCGTTTCAATTGATACTAGAAAAATTGAAAAAGATTCTATGTTTTTTGCTATAAAAGGAGAGAATTTTGATGCTAATACTTTTGCGTCAAAAGCACTTGAATTGGAAGCTTTGTTTGTTATTATTGACAATGCAGCTTATGCTATAGATGAAAGAACTATCTTGGTTGAGAACAGTTTGGAAACATTGCAGGAATTGGCAAAATTTCATCGTTCTTATTTAAAATTACCAATTGTTGCGTTAACTGGAAGTAATGGTAAAACCACAACGAAAGAACTTATTAATGTAGTTCTTTCTAAAAAGTTTAAAACAAAAGCTACCGTTGGAAATTTAAACAATCATATTGGAGTTCCGCTGACTTTATTGTCTTTTTCGAAAGAAACAGAAATTGGAATTGTTGAAATGGGCGCCAATCATAAAAAAGAGATTGAGTTTTTGTGCGAACTTGCTCAGCCTGATTATGGATATATTACCAATTTTGGGAAAGCACATCTGGAAGGTTTTGGTGGTGTTGAAGGTGTAATACAAGGTAAAAGCGAAATGTATCAGTATCTTTTAAAGAATGAGAAACTGGCTTTTGTTAATCTGGAAGATCCAATTCAAATTGAAAAATCTAAAGGAATCGAAACATTTACTTTTGGAATAAATAAAGAGCAATCAAACCTTAATATCAAAAGTGTTGAAGCAAATCCTTTCGTAGTTATTAATTACGAGAATTTTAATGTTCAATCTCATTTAATTGGGCTTTATAATGCTAATAATATCAATGCAGCAGTCGCGATAGGAAAGTATTTTAAAGTTGATGAGAACGACGTAAAACAAGCAATAGAAAACTATATTCCGGAGAATAACAGATCTCAATTACTGAAAAAAGGATCTAATCAAATTATATTAGACGCATATAATGCTAATCCGAGTAGTATGGCTGTGGCGATTACTAATTTTCTGCAATTAGAAAATCAGAACAAAGTCATGATTTTGGGAGATATGTTTGAACTTGGAAATGAAAGCCATGAAGAACATAAAATCATTGTCGATTCGTTATCGAATCAAGACAACTCCGTTTGTTATTTGATTGGGAAATACTTTTATGAAAATAAAGTTTCTAACGAGAATATTCACTTCTTTGAAACTTTTGATGCTTTCGCAGAATATTTAAAAACGATTCATTTCGACGAGAATACAATTTTAATAAAAGGTTCCCGTGGCATGGCGCTCGAGAGAACATTAGAATATATTTAAGTGAAAAATCCATC
This genomic window from Flavobacterium sp. 9 contains:
- the gldJ gene encoding gliding motility lipoprotein GldJ, encoding MKVNKIVALQLMMSMVLMLGTASCSKKSSSSHASRATGWDVDSQNGTAARNAGKKQQAGPGLVFVEGGTFTMGKVQDDVMHDWNNTPTQQHVQSFYMDETEVTNGMYLEYLEWLKKVFPPTEENYKNIYEGASPDTLVWRNRLGYNETMTNNYLRHPSYANYPVVGVNWIQAVEFAKWRTDRVNEAVLEKNGYLQKGAKTNDVTGDNAFNTEAYLMSPSTARGGSEEIVLKKNPGGRKPKAGKDGVVPEVKNVYAQRSSGVILPEYRLPTEAEWEYAAAADVGQREYNIYKGQKKYPWSGDYTRSSKRKNKGDQLANFKQGNGDYGGIAGWSDDGADITNAVKSYAANDFGLYDMAGNVAEWVADVYRPIIDNEANDFNYFRGNQYAKNKIGKDGKIEIITKDNIQYKTLSNGKKVATNLPGEIAQVPVDENETYLRTNFSTSDNINYRDGDKQSSRYFDFGDSESGPKADQTMYNSPKHNITTDSLGQMVRKYDNSSKRTTLIDDNVRVYKGGSWRDRAYWLDPAQRRYFPQDMATDYIGFRCAMSRVGAKSEKRKSPRN
- the murF gene encoding UDP-N-acetylmuramoyl-tripeptide--D-alanyl-D-alanine ligase — its product is MNIQDIHNLFLQCKSVSIDTRKIEKDSMFFAIKGENFDANTFASKALELEALFVIIDNAAYAIDERTILVENSLETLQELAKFHRSYLKLPIVALTGSNGKTTTKELINVVLSKKFKTKATVGNLNNHIGVPLTLLSFSKETEIGIVEMGANHKKEIEFLCELAQPDYGYITNFGKAHLEGFGGVEGVIQGKSEMYQYLLKNEKLAFVNLEDPIQIEKSKGIETFTFGINKEQSNLNIKSVEANPFVVINYENFNVQSHLIGLYNANNINAAVAIGKYFKVDENDVKQAIENYIPENNRSQLLKKGSNQIILDAYNANPSSMAVAITNFLQLENQNKVMILGDMFELGNESHEEHKIIVDSLSNQDNSVCYLIGKYFYENKVSNENIHFFETFDAFAEYLKTIHFDENTILIKGSRGMALERTLEYI
- the porU gene encoding type IX secretion system sortase PorU, with protein sequence MKQALILYFFLIPLISFSQINGSFTLDWQNKKEMSFGDSKTTIPFFSGSSFRYDTTKKSITLLLNLNETGASGANSIQITNVIYESMSIADLGDLAKENIPEKPNETLKTTTSRDRKQTFLFLHPIIKEGNNYKRIKSFSYSFNNTTSKRTNTSSFQKSATIYNSVLASGDWYRFYIEKSGVYRISKSFLQSLGFDPSKADPRRIKIYGNGGRMLPLANNIYYPEDLIENAIQINGEGDGVFNNEDYILFYAEGVNNWNSESRTNLNLYDSKSYYYITTAGGDGKRISPINQPTAGSTLELNTFDDYQYHEIDQTNIVHLGRQWLGESFDINQEQEFEFNFPNLETSVPVKIQLNAVSAAYTPTSFAVSANGQNIGTLNFKALTASSETKYDTLFSPFKNTFNGTDNIKIKLSYNNNGVPGSKGYLDYINLIAKRKLIGIGKQFKFQYDLAGSVAGVVNYTITNAQGISQIWDITDLYNVSKIENPNQATFSFKANLGEIRNYIAINAADYFTPLKENQSKIANQNLKGTIFRNLQNSFQDIDYVILTPKSLTNQAEKLANFHRTHSNLNVKVIALENIYQEFSSGKQDISAIRNCIRYIYDNASSPDKKIKYLNLFGDASFDYKNRIPNNNNIVPIYQSPVSNTTGEASFASDDFFGLMDSEEGIVQQPFGGIDIAVGRMLVSDNAQAQEMVNKVLEYHDTKSYGNWRNNFVLISDDSDQSSDATIQSHQNNLADLIAVEKPFFNIEKILLDSYTQEASAGGSRYPKARTDFFNAFEKGALVFNYLGHGGEDGLASERIWEKTDGQNLNNQYKYPLFITITCEFSRFDDPTRPTAGEYTFWNPKGGAISMLTTIRAIGQFNGEIFNDSLSKNLLSYGSNQYTTIAEALRISKNENPSSSSNVVFYIGDPALMLAIAKPKINLTKVNDVVISQPIPDFKSLAKIKITGEITDENNVILSNYNGELSTAIFDKLITTSTLNNDGYSPAMSFKTLGETIFRGNASVTNGQFEFSFVVPRDIRIPVDNGRISFYSKKTGALENQSGYNNIIKIGGINENAPQDNISPKVKLYMNDETFVSGGITNESPFLLAFLEDENGINTASGIGHDIVAILDGDVSNPYILNDYYQTKLDDYTNGNLRFPLRNLTPGLHTISFTAWDVYNNPVTSEIQFTVVGDDSLTLTHVLNYPNPFSTYTQFWFSHNRPYEPLEVQVQVMTITGKVVWTKNQIITTEGFLSREITWDGKDDFGDRIGKGVYIYKLTVKSNLTNKKAEKYEKLVIL